A genomic region of Canis aureus isolate CA01 chromosome 16, VMU_Caureus_v.1.0, whole genome shotgun sequence contains the following coding sequences:
- the FZD2 gene encoding frizzled-2, whose product MRPRSALPRLLLPLLLLPAAGPAQFHGEKGISIPDHGFCQPISIPLCTDIAYNQTIMPNLLGHTNQEDAGLEVHQFYPLVKVQCSPELRFFLCSMYAPVCTVLEQAIPPCRSICERARQGCEALMNKFGFQWPERLRCEHFPRHGAEQICVGQNHSEDGTPALLTTAPPPGLQPGAGGTPGGPGGGGSPPRYATLEHPFHCPRVLKVPSYLSYKFLGERDCAAPCEPARPDGSMFFSQEETRFARLWILTWSVLCCASTFFTVTTYLVDMQRFRYPERPIIFLSGCYTMVSVAYIAGFVLQERVVCNERFSEDGYRTVVQGTKKEGCTILFMMLYFFSMASSIWWVILSLTWFLAAGMKWGHEAIEANSQYFHLAAWAVPAVKTITILAMGQIDGDLLSGVCFVGLNSLDPLRGFVLAPLFVYLFIGTSFLLAGFVSLFRIRTIMKHDGTKTEKLERLMVRIGVFSVLYTVPATIVIACYFYEQAFREHWERSWVSQHCKSLAIPCPAHYTPRMSPDFTVYMIKYLMTLIVGITSGFWIWSGKTLHSWRKFYTRLTNSRHGETTV is encoded by the coding sequence ATGCGGCCCCGCAGCGCCCTGCCCCgcctgctgctgccgctgctgttGCTGCCCGCCGCCGGGCCGGCCCAGTTCCACGGGGAGAAGGGCATCTCCATCCCGGACCACGGCTTCTGCCAGCCCATCTCCATCCCGCTGTGCACGGACATCGCCTACAACCAGACCATCATGCCCAACCTTCTGGGCCACACGAACCAGGAGGACGCGGGCCTGGAGGTGCACCAGTTCTACCCGCTGGTGAAGGTGCAGTGCTCCCCCGAACTGCGCTTCTTCTTGTGCTCCATGTACGCACCCGTGTGCACGGTGCTGGAGCAGGCCATCCCGCCGTGCCGCTCCATCTGCGAGCGCGCGCGCCAGGGCTGCGAGGCGCTCATGAACAAGTTCGGCTTCCAGTGGCCCGAGCGCCTGCGCTGCGAGCACTTTCCGCGCCACGGCGCGGAGCAGATCTGCGTGGGCCAGAACCACTCGGAGGACGGCACGCCGGCGCTGCTCACCACCGCGCCTCCGCCGGGCCTgcagccgggggccgggggcaccccgggcggcccgggcggcggcggctctCCCCCGCGCTACGCCACGCTGGAGCACCCGTTCCACTGCCCGCGCGTCCTCAAGGTGCCGTCCTATCTCAGCTACAAGTTCCTGGGCGAGCGCGACTGCGCGGCGCCCTGCGAGCCCGCGCGGCCGGACGGCTCCATGTTCTTCTCGCAGGAGGAGACGCGCTTCGCGCGCCTCTGGATCCTCACCTGGTCCGTGCTGTGCTGCGCCTCCACCTTCTTCACCGTCACTACGTACCTGGTCGACATGCAGCGCTTCCGCTACCCGGAGCGACCCATCATCTTTCTGTCCGGCTGCTACACTATGGTTTCGGTGGCGTACATCGCGGGCTTCGTGCTCCAGGAGCGCGTCGTGTGCAACGAGCGCTTCTCCGAGGACGGCTACCGCACGGTGGTGCAGGGCACCAAGAAGGAGGGCTGCACCATCCTCTTTATGATGCTCTACTTCTTCAGCATGGCCAGTTCCATCTGGTGGGTCATCCTGTCGCTCACTTGGTTCCTGGCGGCGGGCATGAAGTGGGGCCACGAGGCCATCGAGGCTAACTCGCAGTACTTCCACCTGGCCGCGTGGGCCGTGCCGGCGGTCAAGACCATCACCATCCTGGCCATGGGCCAGATTGACGGCGACCTGCTGAGCGGCGTGTGCTTCGTGGGCCTCAACAGCCTGGACCCGCTGCGGGGCTTCGTGCTGGCGCCGCTCTTCGTGTACCTGTTCATAGGCACGTCCTTCCTCCTGGCCGGCTTCGTGTCACTCTTTCGCATCCGCACCATCATGAAGCACGACGGCACCAAGACGGAGAAGCTGGAGCGGCTTATGGTGCGCATCGGCGTCTTCTCCGTGCTCTACACCGTGCCCGCCACCATCGTCATCGCCTGCTACTTCTACGAGCAGGCCTTTCGGGAGCACTGGGAGCGCTCGTGGGTGAGCCAGCACTGCAAGAGCCTGGCCATCCCGTGCCCGGCGCACTACACGCCGCGCATGTCGCCCGACTTCACCGTCTACATGATCAAATACCTCATGACGCTCATCGTGGGCATCACGTCGGGCTTCTGGATCTGGTCCGGCAAGACGTTGCACTCGTGGAGGAAGTTCTACACGCGTCTCACCAACAGCCGGCACGGCGAGACCACCGTGTGA